A region from the Synergistota bacterium genome encodes:
- the nrdD gene encoding anaerobic ribonucleoside-triphosphate reductase — translation MTRSLSLFEVAETTDKALLVEAISKEETSSWNPRRIYEALIREAKVEPLVAHQITREVEEILLKSGIKRITTAFIRELVNVKLFEYGFPGRIRDHARVGMPIYDVEEVIFFPNKENSNTSHNPESINLTIAETILKEYALKKIFSPDVADAHLEGDIHIHDLGMVNRPYCSGQSPAYVVKFGLNIPSITSVSHPARHAEVLLAHLLKMTSVLQNHFAGAIGWDAVNMFFAPFIEGRSDEDVKQLAQMLIFEFNQLAGGRGGQVAFTDINLYWEVPAHFRDVPALGPGGEPTGKTYGEYLEESQRFLKALFEVYLEGDAQNKPFFFPKPLLHITEDFFKTPGWEECLELACRVSSEKGNTYFVFDRGGQAKLSECCRLQFELTEEDLKEASTPWKMRYSALQNVTINLPRIAYKAKTQEDLFAGIGKAMELAVLAHLQKKDFIRKLLSLGDTSPLSLLLIDHDGEPYLRWNKVSFLVGLLGLNEMVQYWTGKELHESEEAFKLGLAIVNYMSLKCEELGEKFNLKLVLEQTPAESTAYRLARLDLKHYPDKASQVVKGNIQDGGVYYTNSTHINYSVDIDPIDRVIREGEFHPFIKAGALTHIWMGEYKPDPRSLSKFVIRTFRNSNNTQIAFSPEFTICLDCGKTSRGLNEICPYCGSSSVDGITRITGYFTRTSSWNKGKRAELKDRRRVKLN, via the coding sequence ATGACAAGAAGCCTTAGCCTCTTTGAGGTTGCCGAGACCACAGATAAGGCTCTTCTCGTTGAGGCGATCTCTAAGGAGGAAACGAGCTCCTGGAATCCGAGGAGAATTTACGAGGCTCTTATAAGGGAGGCCAAGGTCGAGCCTCTGGTCGCTCATCAAATAACCAGGGAGGTTGAGGAAATACTCTTAAAGAGCGGTATAAAGAGGATAACTACGGCGTTTATAAGGGAACTCGTTAACGTTAAGCTTTTTGAATACGGTTTTCCTGGAAGAATCCGCGATCATGCACGTGTTGGGATGCCTATATATGATGTTGAGGAGGTAATATTCTTCCCCAACAAGGAAAATTCCAATACCTCCCATAACCCTGAATCCATCAATCTTACGATAGCGGAAACCATCCTGAAGGAATATGCTCTTAAGAAGATATTTTCTCCTGATGTGGCAGATGCCCATCTTGAGGGAGATATTCATATTCACGATCTTGGTATGGTAAACAGGCCCTATTGTTCAGGGCAATCTCCAGCATATGTGGTTAAGTTTGGGCTCAATATTCCCTCGATAACTTCGGTTTCTCATCCTGCGCGTCATGCCGAGGTTTTGCTTGCTCACCTTCTTAAAATGACCTCCGTTCTTCAGAACCACTTTGCAGGTGCTATAGGCTGGGACGCGGTCAATATGTTTTTTGCTCCCTTTATCGAGGGACGATCAGACGAAGATGTAAAACAGCTTGCCCAGATGCTAATCTTTGAATTTAATCAGCTTGCGGGGGGTAGAGGTGGTCAAGTAGCCTTTACAGATATAAATCTTTACTGGGAAGTTCCTGCTCATTTCAGAGACGTTCCAGCATTAGGACCGGGAGGAGAACCAACGGGTAAAACTTATGGTGAATATCTTGAGGAATCTCAAAGGTTCTTGAAAGCGCTATTTGAGGTTTACCTTGAAGGAGATGCGCAAAACAAGCCCTTCTTCTTCCCAAAGCCCCTTCTTCACATAACGGAGGATTTCTTCAAAACTCCGGGGTGGGAGGAATGTCTTGAGCTTGCTTGCAGAGTCTCATCTGAGAAGGGAAATACCTACTTTGTTTTCGATAGAGGAGGACAAGCTAAGCTTTCTGAATGCTGCAGATTGCAGTTTGAGCTGACCGAAGAGGATCTTAAGGAAGCAAGCACTCCTTGGAAAATGAGATATTCAGCACTTCAAAATGTGACTATAAATCTTCCAAGGATAGCCTATAAAGCGAAAACGCAAGAAGATCTCTTTGCCGGCATAGGCAAGGCTATGGAGCTGGCAGTGTTAGCTCACCTTCAGAAAAAAGACTTCATAAGAAAACTCTTAAGCTTAGGAGATACAAGCCCACTGTCTCTTCTTTTGATAGACCATGATGGTGAGCCTTATCTTCGCTGGAATAAGGTTTCTTTCCTCGTGGGACTTCTTGGCTTAAACGAAATGGTTCAGTATTGGACTGGTAAGGAGCTTCACGAAAGCGAGGAAGCGTTTAAGCTTGGACTTGCAATTGTAAACTATATGTCGCTTAAATGTGAGGAGCTGGGGGAGAAGTTTAACCTTAAGCTTGTTCTTGAGCAAACTCCTGCGGAGTCTACAGCATATAGGCTTGCTCGCCTTGATCTTAAGCACTATCCTGATAAGGCTTCGCAAGTCGTTAAGGGAAATATTCAGGATGGAGGGGTATATTACACGAATTCTACTCATATAAATTATTCAGTGGATATTGATCCTATAGATAGGGTTATCAGGGAAGGGGAGTTTCATCCCTTTATAAAAGCAGGTGCTTTAACTCATATATGGATGGGAGAATATAAGCCTGATCCGAGGTCACTATCAAAGTTTGTTATAAGAACCTTTAGGAACTCTAATAACACACAGATAGCTTTCTCTCCAGAATTTACTATATGCTTGGATTGTGGAAAAACCTCACGTGGTCTTAATGAGATATGCCCATATTGTGGATCATCAAGCGTAGATGGTATAACGAGGATCACCGGGTACTTTACAAGAACTTCGAGCTGGAATAAGGGTAAGAGAGCGGAGCTTAAGGACAGGAGGAGAGTGAAGCTGAATTGA
- a CDS encoding TIGR00725 family protein produces the protein MGVIGGSHDISQAAREKAFELGKLIAREGWIILCGGGGGVMEEVSRGASEEGGTVIGILPGTSRTEGNRYLTYSLPTALGAFRNFLIAQASDIIVALEGKYGTLSEIAIALRLGKRVISLAGWELRRENFKADEIYEVSSPREAIIFIKKSLMGG, from the coding sequence ATCGGGGTCATAGGAGGCTCCCATGATATTTCTCAAGCTGCACGAGAAAAAGCATTCGAACTTGGAAAACTTATAGCACGAGAGGGATGGATTATACTTTGTGGAGGCGGTGGAGGTGTGATGGAAGAAGTCTCAAGAGGGGCCTCAGAAGAAGGCGGAACCGTTATAGGGATCCTCCCTGGTACATCAAGGACAGAGGGAAACAGATACTTAACTTACTCTCTCCCTACCGCTTTGGGAGCGTTTAGAAACTTTCTAATCGCTCAGGCTTCTGATATAATAGTAGCTCTTGAAGGTAAATATGGAACCTTAAGCGAGATAGCTATAGCGTTAAGGCTTGGAAAACGCGTTATAAGTTTGGCGGGATGGGAGCTAAGAAGAGAGAATTTCAAGGCGGATGAAATATATGAAGTCTCTTCACCAAGAGAAGCGATCATCTTTATAAAAAAGTCTCTAATGGGAGGATGA
- a CDS encoding anaerobic ribonucleoside-triphosphate reductase activating protein: MSFKVATWLSTSFVDWDGNITAVFFTPGCNFRCPFCHNHEIVFFKGEGIPLESILNKLEEKKNWLDGIVITGGEPTIHSNLPEALETIKKKGWKIKLDTNGSNPSMLKSLIDNDLVDFIAMDVKSSPSKYAKASGVNVDLSLIFKSIEILLSMDNGKVEFRTTVVPTLVEAEDVKEIRKIIGPDSRYVLQSFVPGNAYSPFFRRLSPYKREEVQSWDDKAILRGFREGS; encoded by the coding sequence TTGAGCTTCAAGGTTGCAACATGGCTTTCAACAAGCTTTGTGGATTGGGACGGAAATATTACAGCAGTCTTTTTCACGCCAGGGTGTAATTTTAGATGTCCTTTCTGCCATAATCATGAAATAGTTTTCTTTAAGGGAGAGGGAATTCCTCTTGAAAGCATTTTGAACAAATTAGAAGAGAAGAAAAATTGGCTTGATGGTATAGTGATAACAGGGGGGGAACCAACCATTCATTCCAATCTGCCGGAGGCTCTTGAGACGATAAAGAAGAAGGGGTGGAAGATCAAGCTTGACACTAATGGTTCTAATCCTTCTATGCTTAAATCACTAATAGATAATGATCTTGTGGATTTTATAGCAATGGATGTGAAATCCTCTCCCTCAAAGTATGCGAAGGCTTCCGGTGTTAACGTTGACCTTTCTCTTATCTTTAAGAGCATAGAGATCCTCCTTTCCATGGATAATGGTAAGGTAGAGTTTAGGACTACCGTGGTGCCCACTCTCGTTGAAGCTGAAGATGTCAAGGAGATAAGGAAAATCATCGGTCCTGATTCAAGATATGTTTTACAATCGTTTGTTCCGGGGAACGCTTATAGTCCCTTTTTTAGAAGACTTTCTCCTTATAAGAGGGAGGAAGTTCAATCTTGGGATGATAAAGCTATCTTGCGTGGATTCAGGGAAGGGAGCTGA
- the nrdR gene encoding transcriptional repressor NrdR: MRCPFCGNLESRVIDSRPVEEGTAIRRRRECLNCKKRFTTYERIESPVMLVIKKDGRREMFDREKIIRGLLKACEKRPVSREKIEEIASKIETELRMEGRKEVSSKEIGERVIEALKEIDKVAYVRFASVYREFTDLSHFIKELESLLNKTIEIKEAKEE; the protein is encoded by the coding sequence TTGAGATGTCCTTTTTGTGGAAACTTAGAAAGCAGGGTTATAGACTCTCGTCCTGTAGAAGAGGGCACAGCTATAAGAAGAAGGAGAGAGTGTTTAAACTGCAAGAAGAGGTTTACCACTTATGAGAGAATAGAATCTCCCGTGATGCTCGTTATAAAGAAAGATGGTAGAAGGGAAATGTTTGATAGAGAGAAGATAATAAGAGGATTGCTTAAAGCTTGTGAGAAAAGACCCGTCTCGAGAGAAAAAATAGAGGAGATAGCGAGCAAAATAGAAACAGAGTTGAGGATGGAGGGAAGAAAGGAGGTATCGAGTAAAGAAATAGGGGAAAGAGTGATAGAGGCCTTAAAGGAAATAGATAAAGTTGCTTATGTGAGGTTTGCTTCTGTTTACCGGGAGTTCACTGATCTCTCTCATTTCATAAAAGAGCTTGAAAGTCTTTTAAATAAGACGATAGAGATAAAGGAGGCGAAGGAGGAATGA